TGCCGAAAGTTACGGTGATCGGTCACTCCATGGGATGCACAATCGCTGCTGTTCTCCTCTCGGTTCTACCGGAATACAACAGAAAGGTCGATCTCGTCGTGGCTTTGGCACCGGTCATTACTTGGACGGCTCAATATCGGGGACCGCTTACTTTGGGTCTGAGATTTGCCAAGAGGGCGTTTGTAAGTCGGAAATCACTGCCGATTAATCATTGCTCGATCCCATCGCGATACtcgtcattttcatttgataatCCCTTCCGCTTCCGGTATCGCGGGATTAAGTGTCGTTGAATTGATGGAGATTTTCCTAACAatcagaaagaaaaacaactcGGAACGTAATGGTTTGATAGTTGAACTCATTTGTACGGTCAGTGGCGTAATTATTAATTGCGGTGCATGGTATTGGCCTCTGGTTAAGTTTTCATTTGATACCGGAAGTTTAATTTCATTCtaataatggaaaaataatgttaatttttcacgatGGATTTCGTTTAcaagtatataatattattaaattcagTCTCGTACTTCGATCCGCGCGTGTGAACGTTTGCCCGATGTATATGATAATATGATCGAGATTGTGTGCTTGTCACGTACCTTTTACGTACGTTGTATTACCTGTTCGATAGCCTTGAGTCTGATGCTCCTGTAAGTGATAGTCTTCTCGTTTTCTTCATTTCCACGACATTTCCAGGATTCCATCAGGCGGCTTGGCGTCGAAGAAATTCTTCCTCTCAGAGAATCGACGTCACAACTGTTCTCAGGCGTCTGTCGATCACCGTCGATCAGAGAAATGTGCAAatggataatttttcttttagcCGGAAGCGCGGACCCCGAGCAGTTAGATTCCGTGAGTATTTCCTCACCAATAATCGttcctcttttctctcttcgttCGTTTAAacttcgattttcttttcgttctttttgtaataaatcTCTTCTTTGAATCCAGGCGATCGTACCATCCTTGCTCGAGCATTACCCCGCCGGAACTTCCCTGAACACGATCGAGCATTACTGGCAAAATATAGCAAATGGTAGGTGGTCTTTGATAGTGAGTGATACGGTAGTATCAGGGTATAAATTTAGCGTGATATCAACGTCGCGTGGCTCAGATGTTAGATTTAATCCAGTGACGTGCGTACTTCGATGACTATCTAATTGGTATCGGAAGATTATTCGTACACGTAGTACAATATTATCGGACAAGATCCTAATCATATCTTTATTTCTAGAAAGCTTCAGGGAATTTGATTACGGATATGGAAAGAATTACGCTCGATACGGCAGCGATATTCCACCGGAATACCCGTTGCACAAGATCACAGTGCCTGTTCTGATATACTACGGTGTTAACGATCCGTTGGCACAACCGCCGGTGAGTGGGTAACAATGAAAGTTCGTTGCGTTTATTTTACGTTAAGAAGTTACGGGGAATCGGAGGCTAGCGAGACGGCTTTTCTTATCGAACAACTATACGGACAATGTtgatgatatttattttcaggATATCAGAGCCCTCGCAGAGCGGCTACCAAACGTCGTGGCAACGAAGGCGGTGCCTTGGCcgtttttcaatcatttcgaCTTCGTCCTTTCTAAGGACGCTAAAACTCTGCTGTACGACGACATGATGGTCATTGTAAAAAAGTACAAATCGTTAGGAAATCGATGACATCGATACAAGAGTTTTATACGAacaagtttgtaaaaattcaattaaatatagttttttcaattaaatttcgtAACGTAACTGTTTTTATTCCCGCACGGTATGGCATTAGACGACCTGATGCAACTAGGCATAAGTAATCCCCATCTTTTCAGTGACTGTCGTCCGACATTCTGAACCGCATGACGTGAGTGATTCACCCGCAACAGAAATGCTTTCGATGACCTTGTGTGTGCTATAACACTGACATTAAAATTACATCGGTTCAGTTGGAAAGTTACGTTATCGTAAACATAACTAACCTTCGATTGCGTTCCATTAAGCGACTTGCTTCAGTTACTCGAGGTTGAATTCCAACGAACGTACTTTCGATTCGCGAACATGAATGGGTACCATCCGATAAAGTTCAGACGAAATATAGGCACACTCTTAAGTGGCGTACGGAACATAAGCTCCAGTAAAAGTCGAAGTTCAGGTACGACGAATATcacttaaaaaaataatgcacGTAGTTATGCCATTACCGATATGAATAtgcaattttcttttacctgTAGTATACAGAAAAAAGCAACCTGactagaaatataaaaatgaaaaaactacCAGTTTATATGCTTAGGTATACAGGCCCGATGTAAAGACGAACGCGTTGCATGATACGCCATCGTCAAGTCACGTACCTATACTTTGTACATTATACCCGTAATAAGAAATTTTGCGTTTGTAAATTCTCATTCCAGAGTGGACGATCGTGACATCGTTATATTCCTCATAGAGTTAGATATAACGATGTTGTCGACCTCGTCGTCACACGatgtttttcttcctttttctatAACTGTGAAGGCCAAAAAACGCGGGATGCTACCCGTTAATCAGTCAATCACGAGACGAATTTGGCTATTGCGTTATCTGTCGTATTGGGATCAACGAAAATTGggttttttgtaaatttgtaaGCGGAATTTTCTAAACTTCACTTTCCAGGCTCACTTGCTTGAAGTTATCATATACGCACGTGAATTGTGCAATCATCATCGTTTAGCACCACGACAATAACCTTCTGTAGCAATTTCCGCTTTCACCGGCTATTCATCGTCCGTAAATTATTGTTACGAACGCTTCGTTGAACCCATTAATACATATTACAGCTTTGGGATTACGTATACGTGGAATATGATCGTTTCCTCGGTTATAGAAACGTTTCAGGGTATTCGACAGCAGCAAAACTGGAAACATGTTATAtacatttgtacaattttgatGAACAGTCGTGATATCCTTCGGCGACTTCAGCAGCTAGAGTTTTCATCGGAATTCTTTCGCTCTATGATCGAGGAAGTGAGAAAGAAATGTTGCATTAAGTTGATATCACTGAATTCGTTTATTCTCGAATCCTCCATTTCGAAAATCTTTTactcaaataattgaatatctCACCCCCGCACGATCTTGCTCGTCATAACTGCCAACAATTCATTATCACTTAATGTGAcatacgaaatgaaaaacttgTGTACCAGCGATACACTTTCTTTATTTATCTCAGGTCTTTGACAGCAACTCAATCTGGAATTCGATAACGTCAATTAATCAATGCAAGATTTAGTTTGCGAAAAACAAAAGGATTATCTCAAGATTCACGTATTCGCACGGTCGTGTGGCACATCCATTTATAGTCAAACCTGATTGAATAGAAACGGATGTATTGGTACGTAAACGTCATTTATACTTGacagaaattgaagaaaaatagaatGATGGTTAATTTCTTTAACGAAGGCTTTTGAGAGAAGATAAACCTTTGTACGCGGTTGTCACGAATGCTGGTATTATTGATCAGGGCTTACGTTAAgatcaaaaataaaagtaaatcaATTAATGGATTGATACTCAAAGGTTTAGGATAACAGATTCGTATTACGAAGTTATTATCAGGACAGTTGATCTGGTAGAATGGGTATATTAAGCGAATCGCGTGGGCAAAATGAAGTTTGAACGTTGGGATCGACGATGAAGCTGTTCCTCGTTCTTCTGGCAGCCTTAATCGGCTCTGCCATTGCAGATGACGGTGAGGTAGTATGGACCGAGGAAATGGTCCAGGACCTTTTCACTCGCTCATCCGACAACGTGGTTGCAACAatcgtacgtataatatacacttAGAATTATAGAAGATTTACTTTGACGGGGATTCGAGGGATGCGAAAAATTGCCCCGAAACCCTATAAGATTCAGATCATTTATACCCTTTCTGATTTTCATCCAAAAGCCTGAACTGATTACCAGCAATGGTTACCTCGCCGAGACTCATCATGTGGTCACCGAGGATGGATACATACTTGAAATGCATCGTGTCAACGCACCTTCCAGAATACCTATAACCCGAAGGAAGCCAGTCGCTTTCCTCATGCACGGACTTTTATCTAGTTCCGCTGACTGGCTTATCATGGGACATGGAAAGTCTTTGGGTAAGCCATCGACTGAATCACGGTTCGACCGCACTGCAGTTTCCGAAATATATTCTCGGATGTAACAACGGTTCTTTTCTTTCCTGTAGGATACCTCTTAGCTGACGCTGGTTACGACGTGTGGCTGGGCAATGCTAGAGGAAACACACACTCCAAGAATCACACCACCATCACGAATTTGAACGGCCGAAGATTCTGGAGGTTTGACTGGCATGAAATTGGTGTCCACGATCTTCCTGCAATGATCGACTATGTTCTGGATACTACGCACGAGAAGCAAGTGGTCTACATGGGTCACAGCCAAGGCACAACTGCGTTCTACGTAATGGCCGCTGAGAGGCCCGAGTACAACGACAAGATCAAGGTCATGTTTTCCTTGGCACCTGTCGCTTACATGTCGAACCTTTTTAGTCCGATGTTGAGGATTGCGGCCACCTTCACAAATACCCTGGAGGTTCGTAGTCAACCTTTCTCACCTCTGATTCAATTTCTTGTCACTACGTAACGGACTTGATTATTTCAATGCTCGTTTACGCAGACATTCTTCAATATCTTCGGCATGTACGAGTTCATGCCAAGCTCCGATCTGCTCAGTGCGGCTGGTTCCACTTTCTGCAACGACGATGCTTTGACTCAATTCCTCTGCACAAACGTTCTCTTCGTTATGTGCGGCTTCAACCGAGCCCAGCTTAACACCGTGAGTTGATTAAAATACATGGGATTAATGACCAATTGTATACCTGACttgttcaataatttcaaactGCTTATTCGATAGACTTTGCTGCCGACCATCTTCCAATATTCTCCAGCTGGCGCGTCATCTCGTCAACTGGTTCACTACGGTCAAGAAATTCAATCCGGCTACTTCCGCTGGTGGGATCACGGCATAACTAGCAATTTGATCAACTACGGATCATTCAGACCACCAAACTACGATCTGAGCAAAATTACTGCGCCTGTTCACCTGATCTACAGTGACAACGACTGGATGGCTGCTGTAAAGGTAAGCCAACCTGTGTAATCCGCTGGACGTTTCTTcaatcttcaatttttattgcattttttatAGGACGTTGAGCAGTTGCACGCCGAGCTTGGAAACTCCGTCGAACTTTACCGAGTCCTCGATGGAAAATGGAATCACCTCGACTTCGTATGGGGCATCAATGCCAAAGAACTCGTCTACGACCCTATCCTAACCAGATTGGCAGCAGACTACGCAGAATAAACGATTTATCATGTTTAAATAAACACAAGGTTTACTATACACAGCATAAATGAATTGAAGTTTCTTCTTTGTCTAGACTTATCATTCGCGTGTAGCATAGCCGTTACGTGTTTAAAAAAAGTGGCATTTCATTATTGAAATAGTACTGTGAAACTTATTACCATTACGCTGTAACGATTTAAATAAGTCCTCATTATATCAAAACCAGTATTCAGTTGTAATTGACTCTCAGTGTTCATCACGTCGCGTCCACCTTTGCGGAATTTCACTTGTCCTTTCAGAGACTGGACTCTCTATCTACAAAACTCTCTTCAAAGCACAACGTCCCGAATTTTCGTCTCTTATACGTGGCTACAACAGAGTTCAACTGAATATAGTGAGTTGTTCGGCGATTACCTGCAATCAatgatagatagatagatagatgcGTTTATTCGTCATGGGACAAGTTCCCTTAGGCGGCGTACAAAAAGCTCATGCAAACAAATGATGTGTATAGGcataaaatacaataaaactAACAACAAATTaacataaattaaaattaaggttgaaaaataatgataaaataataaaaaaaagttatgagagaaggagataaaaataaataaaagtaaatagaCCGAAAGAGAGTACAAAATAAAGACAGAATGATAAATAAGATAAAGAAAtaatgagttgaaaaaataaacaaataaatgaacaaatcataaataattaaataagtAAAGAGGTTAACACATGAGCAAAAATATAAGAGAATAGATAAAAGTAACATAACATTAATCAGAACAGGAGAATTgataaatcaattattcaggtgtaaaaaataacataaaatAAGGCCATACCGCAAGTATTTGAGCATTCCactaaaaaaaacatttagaaaaatgaattaaaacaTGAAGATGAGTAACCAAGTACACGAGTGacagtaaaataataaaataaatagaataaataaataaactggcCAGGGCGAATATTTTATCTAGTGCCATAGaaggtaaaattaaaaaaaattaaatcaataaaataaaataatatagaacaaaatgaaataaaataataattgaacctCAGCTGCTCGACGTTTGCGTAATGAACGTAAAGCTTGCACTTGAACAGCCCTAGTCTTTCCTCCTCGGCTACTTCAGTAGACAGCGCATTCCATAAAGAACAGGACGGCGCAACAAACAAACACTGATAAACGGCCGCCCGGCAGAACGGTACGTACAAGCGCTGGGATGCGGTGGCGTTGGCAGTGGCTCGTTGCGGATGAGATTCCGCAGGTTCGAAAGCTTCCGCAAGGTAAGAGAAATATTAAATAGATAACACCCGATTAAATACAGTCTCCCGTCTCGGACGGTAAGCGAACTCGATCAAGGCCTGTGATGCGTAATATGCTCGTCTCTGCGTATACCCGAGATGAACCGGGCACAGGAACTGATAACACGCTGTAGTCTGATACGAAGTGTGCGCGGCAAGTCGTTACATACGGCTGCACAAAATTCGAGGTGCGGGAATGCAATGCAACGTCGGTattttctatatatttttttacaaaccgAAAAGAAATCGATGCGACGTTTACGTTGCTTACCGATTTCAGCGTGACCTGACTGAATGCTCCGTAATGAAACTGATAAGTCTTGACTGCTTGGCACTTGTACGCGTTTCTCATTTCGTCGTTTCATATACTTTCTTCCCAcacatttgaattttatcgCAGCATTCGCAACGCCGCTGCAATTACATCCTTTGATAAATTTGGCACCGTCTGATTTCACGGTAATGTCTTTCCTACTTATTCACTATAACATTTTCTTATTTGGTACGACCTCGGGTCACCTCGTATATCGAGGCGGAGGAAAATAATCATATTAAGATACggaagataataattttgaaacgatATATAACGAGCCCGCCTGCATTGCAGGCTGTAATGCTGCAGTAACCTCTCAATAGCGATGAAGGTTCTGGTCCTTCTTCTTGTGGGATTGATCGGCGCTGCCGATGCAGAAAACGATGATACGATATGGA
This genomic stretch from Neodiprion pinetum isolate iyNeoPine1 chromosome 6, iyNeoPine1.2, whole genome shotgun sequence harbors:
- the LOC124221593 gene encoding uncharacterized protein — protein: MRRCEAGAIIAFVILMQGPVEGMSFNILRAILSPPVPRITRIRNASPRELRLKNSLAVSDFLGLVKQYHYPAEEHNVTTIDGYNLRFHRIPGSARSSLVKKKPVVFVQHGLFASSDSWVLMGPGRDLAYLLVDAGYDVWMLNVRGNRYSRRHLSLSPNRPEFWHFSWHENGVYDMTATIDYMLAITGVPKVTVIGHSMGCTIAAVLLSVLPEYNRKVDLVVALAPVITWTAQYRGPLTLGLRFAKRAFDSIRRLGVEEILPLRESTSQLFSGVCRSPSIREMCKWIIFLLAGSADPEQLDSAIVPSLLEHYPAGTSLNTIEHYWQNIANESFREFDYGYGKNYARYGSDIPPEYPLHKITVPVLIYYGVNDPLAQPPDIRALAERLPNVVATKAVPWPFFNHFDFVLSKDAKTLLYDDMMVIVKKYKSLGNRSLGSTMKLFLVLLAALIGSAIADDGEVVWTEEMVQDLFTRSSDNVVATIPELITSNGYLAETHHVVTEDGYILEMHRVNAPSRIPITRRKPVAFLMHGLLSSSADWLIMGHGKSLGYLLADAGYDVWLGNARGNTHSKNHTTITNLNGRRFWRFDWHEIGVHDLPAMIDYVLDTTHEKQVVYMGHSQGTTAFYVMAAERPEYNDKIKVMFSLAPVAYMSNLFSPMLRIAATFTNTLETFFNIFGMYEFMPSSDLLSAAGSTFCNDDALTQFLCTNVLFVMCGFNRAQLNTTLLPTIFQYSPAGASSRQLVHYGQEIQSGYFRWWDHGITSNLINYGSFRPPNYDLSKITAPVHLIYSDNDWMAAVKDVEQLHAELGNSVELYRVLDGKWNHLDFVWGINAKELVYDPILTRLAADYAE